From the genome of Lotus japonicus ecotype B-129 chromosome 6, LjGifu_v1.2, one region includes:
- the LOC130724019 gene encoding uncharacterized protein LOC130724019 isoform X2, whose product MVKLHQWKGNEASHLIYVEMSVQNSERHAVAMFLRGNPDSEESISDDEETAGLHDVVPNNVVSLDDATYKQELPLPVRLELLKGISYQNLAGRGRSSGLSLEKPLEDEVEMPDFKEDDFRRVSGEVVADSSDEDIDGVLFKVCMEYLVKKNLGLGSVLGSTVLSTRHFHKYGSRFIRNDQVKDTNGNSEAMLCFKESSSCSISQATCSKANTSGIWSKANPSVAHTSMHIGPAVSNIDRLSEIKEAVDPEASENFVEDYLEDDFRMEIKADAPAKTEALALEFNQPSIADIFDNLQDKYDPYFPRNGQRRGKAMLRPQKNSRSHFQDKVVEREDSPEPLDSGSSSDNEVDDQQVKMNSPRKKMQTMADRFQEALGSSSVINEASHVGALNSLSTGIFGKLQQVMQKEKESDMDFWKKLQAGARPDSEHGCVDVKIISRYLDGKLTVCHCSFGKYTENFLLQDEGMGSGGSKSGQSTIIFSPRVCDHVDLEVGNFIRIHPPWKEVQVGNDNIILCTYFSEISYPV is encoded by the exons ATGGTAAAGCTCCATCAATGGAAAGGAAACGAAGCATCTCATCTCATCTATGTTGAGATGAGCGTGCAAAATTCTGAGCGACATGCGGTCGCAATGTTCCTGCGC GGAaatccagactctgaagagaGCATTTCTG ATGATGAAGAAACTGCGGGGTTGCACGATGTTGTCCCCAACAATGTGGTTTCATTAGACGACGCCACTTACAAG CAAGAGTTGCCTCTTCCCGTGCGGCTGGAATTGCTAAAAG GAATTTCTTATCAGAATTTGGCTGGGAGAGGCAGGAGTTCGGGTTTGTCATTGGAG AAACCCCTTGAAGATGAGGTTGAAATGCCTGACTTCAAAGAGGATGACTTCCGTCGCGTTTCGGGAGAGGTGGTTGCCGATTCAAGTGATGAAGACATTGATGGGGTGCTCTTTAAAGTTTGCATGGaatatttagtaaaaaaaaatttgggtcTTGGGAGTGTACTG GGTAGCACTGTGCTCTCAACCAGACACTTCCACAAATATGGTTCACGATTCATCAGAAATGATCAAGTTAAAGATACAAATGGAAATTCCGAAGCAATGTTATGTTTCAAAGAAAGTAGTTCATGTTCAATATCCCAAGCTACATGCTCAAAAGCAAATACATCTG GCATCTGGAGCAAGGCTAATCCATCTGTCGCACATACAAGTATGCACATTGGTCCTGCAGTCTCCAATATTGATAGGTTGTCTGAAATTAAGGAAGCAGTTGATCCTGAGGCTTCTGAAAATTTTGTTGAAGATTATCTTGAAGATGACTTCAGAATGGAAATAAAGGCAGATGCGCCTGCCAAAACAGAAGCTCTTGCACTTGAATTTAATCAACCTTCAATTGCTGATATTTTTGACAACCTTCAAGATAAGTATGATCCG TATTTTCCACGAAATGGTCAAAGAAGAGGAAAAGCAATGCTGCGTCCTCAGAAGAATAGTAGATCCCATTTTCAGGACAAAGTTGTTGAGAGGGAAGACTCCCCTGAGCCTTTGGATAGTGGATCATCAAGTGACAATGAG GTAGATGATCAACAAGTGAAAATGAATTCTCCCAGAAAGAAAATGCAGACCATGGCAGATCGATTTCAAGAAGCTTTAGGGTCTTCCTCTGTTATCAACGAAGCGTCTCATGTTGGAGCACTTAATTCCTTGAG CACTGGAATATTTGGAAAACTACAGCAGGTGATgcagaaagaaaaggaaagtgATATGGACTTCTGGAAAAAGTTACAAGCTGGAGCTAGGCCAGATA GTGAACATGGCTGTGTTGATGTAAAAATCATTTCAAGATACCTGGACGGAAAGCTGACTGTTTGCCATTGCTCATTTGGCAAGTACACAGAG AATTTTCTGTTACAAGATGAAGGAATGGGGTCTGGCGGCAGCAAAAGCGGTCAAAGCACCATTATCTTTAGCCCAAGGGTCTGTGACCATGTTGACCTTGAAGTTGGAAACTTCATCCGTATTCACCCTCCATG
- the LOC130724019 gene encoding uncharacterized protein LOC130724019 isoform X1 codes for MVKLHQWKGNEASHLIYVEMSVQNSERHAVAMFLRTLKRAFLVIISQKSRFQNVPALDDEETAGLHDVVPNNVVSLDDATYKQELPLPVRLELLKGISYQNLAGRGRSSGLSLEKPLEDEVEMPDFKEDDFRRVSGEVVADSSDEDIDGVLFKVCMEYLVKKNLGLGSVLGSTVLSTRHFHKYGSRFIRNDQVKDTNGNSEAMLCFKESSSCSISQATCSKANTSGIWSKANPSVAHTSMHIGPAVSNIDRLSEIKEAVDPEASENFVEDYLEDDFRMEIKADAPAKTEALALEFNQPSIADIFDNLQDKYDPYFPRNGQRRGKAMLRPQKNSRSHFQDKVVEREDSPEPLDSGSSSDNEVDDQQVKMNSPRKKMQTMADRFQEALGSSSVINEASHVGALNSLSTGIFGKLQQVMQKEKESDMDFWKKLQAGARPDSEHGCVDVKIISRYLDGKLTVCHCSFGKYTENFLLQDEGMGSGGSKSGQSTIIFSPRVCDHVDLEVGNFIRIHPPWKEVQVGNDNIILCTYFSEISYPV; via the exons ATGGTAAAGCTCCATCAATGGAAAGGAAACGAAGCATCTCATCTCATCTATGTTGAGATGAGCGTGCAAAATTCTGAGCGACATGCGGTCGCAATGTTCCTGCGC actctgaagagaGCATTTCTGGTAATAATTTCTCAAAAATCAAGATTCCAAAATGTCCCTGCACTGG ATGATGAAGAAACTGCGGGGTTGCACGATGTTGTCCCCAACAATGTGGTTTCATTAGACGACGCCACTTACAAG CAAGAGTTGCCTCTTCCCGTGCGGCTGGAATTGCTAAAAG GAATTTCTTATCAGAATTTGGCTGGGAGAGGCAGGAGTTCGGGTTTGTCATTGGAG AAACCCCTTGAAGATGAGGTTGAAATGCCTGACTTCAAAGAGGATGACTTCCGTCGCGTTTCGGGAGAGGTGGTTGCCGATTCAAGTGATGAAGACATTGATGGGGTGCTCTTTAAAGTTTGCATGGaatatttagtaaaaaaaaatttgggtcTTGGGAGTGTACTG GGTAGCACTGTGCTCTCAACCAGACACTTCCACAAATATGGTTCACGATTCATCAGAAATGATCAAGTTAAAGATACAAATGGAAATTCCGAAGCAATGTTATGTTTCAAAGAAAGTAGTTCATGTTCAATATCCCAAGCTACATGCTCAAAAGCAAATACATCTG GCATCTGGAGCAAGGCTAATCCATCTGTCGCACATACAAGTATGCACATTGGTCCTGCAGTCTCCAATATTGATAGGTTGTCTGAAATTAAGGAAGCAGTTGATCCTGAGGCTTCTGAAAATTTTGTTGAAGATTATCTTGAAGATGACTTCAGAATGGAAATAAAGGCAGATGCGCCTGCCAAAACAGAAGCTCTTGCACTTGAATTTAATCAACCTTCAATTGCTGATATTTTTGACAACCTTCAAGATAAGTATGATCCG TATTTTCCACGAAATGGTCAAAGAAGAGGAAAAGCAATGCTGCGTCCTCAGAAGAATAGTAGATCCCATTTTCAGGACAAAGTTGTTGAGAGGGAAGACTCCCCTGAGCCTTTGGATAGTGGATCATCAAGTGACAATGAG GTAGATGATCAACAAGTGAAAATGAATTCTCCCAGAAAGAAAATGCAGACCATGGCAGATCGATTTCAAGAAGCTTTAGGGTCTTCCTCTGTTATCAACGAAGCGTCTCATGTTGGAGCACTTAATTCCTTGAG CACTGGAATATTTGGAAAACTACAGCAGGTGATgcagaaagaaaaggaaagtgATATGGACTTCTGGAAAAAGTTACAAGCTGGAGCTAGGCCAGATA GTGAACATGGCTGTGTTGATGTAAAAATCATTTCAAGATACCTGGACGGAAAGCTGACTGTTTGCCATTGCTCATTTGGCAAGTACACAGAG AATTTTCTGTTACAAGATGAAGGAATGGGGTCTGGCGGCAGCAAAAGCGGTCAAAGCACCATTATCTTTAGCCCAAGGGTCTGTGACCATGTTGACCTTGAAGTTGGAAACTTCATCCGTATTCACCCTCCATG
- the LOC130724019 gene encoding uncharacterized protein LOC130724019 isoform X4, whose protein sequence is MRSQCSCAEIQTLKRAFLVIISQKSRFQNVPALDDEETAGLHDVVPNNVVSLDDATYKQELPLPVRLELLKGISYQNLAGRGRSSGLSLEKPLEDEVEMPDFKEDDFRRVSGEVVADSSDEDIDGVLFKVCMEYLVKKNLGLGSVLGSTVLSTRHFHKYGSRFIRNDQVKDTNGNSEAMLCFKESSSCSISQATCSKANTSGIWSKANPSVAHTSMHIGPAVSNIDRLSEIKEAVDPEASENFVEDYLEDDFRMEIKADAPAKTEALALEFNQPSIADIFDNLQDKYDPYFPRNGQRRGKAMLRPQKNSRSHFQDKVVEREDSPEPLDSGSSSDNEVDDQQVKMNSPRKKMQTMADRFQEALGSSSVINEASHVGALNSLSTGIFGKLQQVMQKEKESDMDFWKKLQAGARPDSEHGCVDVKIISRYLDGKLTVCHCSFGKYTENFLLQDEGMGSGGSKSGQSTIIFSPRVCDHVDLEVGNFIRIHPPWKEVQVGNDNIILCTYFSEISYPV, encoded by the exons ATGCGGTCGCAATGTTCCTGCGC GGAaatccagactctgaagagaGCATTTCTGGTAATAATTTCTCAAAAATCAAGATTCCAAAATGTCCCTGCACTGG ATGATGAAGAAACTGCGGGGTTGCACGATGTTGTCCCCAACAATGTGGTTTCATTAGACGACGCCACTTACAAG CAAGAGTTGCCTCTTCCCGTGCGGCTGGAATTGCTAAAAG GAATTTCTTATCAGAATTTGGCTGGGAGAGGCAGGAGTTCGGGTTTGTCATTGGAG AAACCCCTTGAAGATGAGGTTGAAATGCCTGACTTCAAAGAGGATGACTTCCGTCGCGTTTCGGGAGAGGTGGTTGCCGATTCAAGTGATGAAGACATTGATGGGGTGCTCTTTAAAGTTTGCATGGaatatttagtaaaaaaaaatttgggtcTTGGGAGTGTACTG GGTAGCACTGTGCTCTCAACCAGACACTTCCACAAATATGGTTCACGATTCATCAGAAATGATCAAGTTAAAGATACAAATGGAAATTCCGAAGCAATGTTATGTTTCAAAGAAAGTAGTTCATGTTCAATATCCCAAGCTACATGCTCAAAAGCAAATACATCTG GCATCTGGAGCAAGGCTAATCCATCTGTCGCACATACAAGTATGCACATTGGTCCTGCAGTCTCCAATATTGATAGGTTGTCTGAAATTAAGGAAGCAGTTGATCCTGAGGCTTCTGAAAATTTTGTTGAAGATTATCTTGAAGATGACTTCAGAATGGAAATAAAGGCAGATGCGCCTGCCAAAACAGAAGCTCTTGCACTTGAATTTAATCAACCTTCAATTGCTGATATTTTTGACAACCTTCAAGATAAGTATGATCCG TATTTTCCACGAAATGGTCAAAGAAGAGGAAAAGCAATGCTGCGTCCTCAGAAGAATAGTAGATCCCATTTTCAGGACAAAGTTGTTGAGAGGGAAGACTCCCCTGAGCCTTTGGATAGTGGATCATCAAGTGACAATGAG GTAGATGATCAACAAGTGAAAATGAATTCTCCCAGAAAGAAAATGCAGACCATGGCAGATCGATTTCAAGAAGCTTTAGGGTCTTCCTCTGTTATCAACGAAGCGTCTCATGTTGGAGCACTTAATTCCTTGAG CACTGGAATATTTGGAAAACTACAGCAGGTGATgcagaaagaaaaggaaagtgATATGGACTTCTGGAAAAAGTTACAAGCTGGAGCTAGGCCAGATA GTGAACATGGCTGTGTTGATGTAAAAATCATTTCAAGATACCTGGACGGAAAGCTGACTGTTTGCCATTGCTCATTTGGCAAGTACACAGAG AATTTTCTGTTACAAGATGAAGGAATGGGGTCTGGCGGCAGCAAAAGCGGTCAAAGCACCATTATCTTTAGCCCAAGGGTCTGTGACCATGTTGACCTTGAAGTTGGAAACTTCATCCGTATTCACCCTCCATG
- the LOC130724019 gene encoding uncharacterized protein LOC130724019 isoform X5 yields the protein MVKLHQWKGNEASHLIYVEMSVQNSERHAVAMFLRTLKRAFLVIISQKSRFQNVPALDDEETAGLHDVVPNNVVSLDDATYKQELPLPVRLELLKGISYQNLAGRGRSSGLSLEKPLEDEVEMPDFKEDDFRRVSGEGSTVLSTRHFHKYGSRFIRNDQVKDTNGNSEAMLCFKESSSCSISQATCSKANTSGIWSKANPSVAHTSMHIGPAVSNIDRLSEIKEAVDPEASENFVEDYLEDDFRMEIKADAPAKTEALALEFNQPSIADIFDNLQDKYDPYFPRNGQRRGKAMLRPQKNSRSHFQDKVVEREDSPEPLDSGSSSDNEVDDQQVKMNSPRKKMQTMADRFQEALGSSSVINEASHVGALNSLSTGIFGKLQQVMQKEKESDMDFWKKLQAGARPDSEHGCVDVKIISRYLDGKLTVCHCSFGKYTENFLLQDEGMGSGGSKSGQSTIIFSPRVCDHVDLEVGNFIRIHPPWKEVQVGNDNIILCTYFSEISYPV from the exons ATGGTAAAGCTCCATCAATGGAAAGGAAACGAAGCATCTCATCTCATCTATGTTGAGATGAGCGTGCAAAATTCTGAGCGACATGCGGTCGCAATGTTCCTGCGC actctgaagagaGCATTTCTGGTAATAATTTCTCAAAAATCAAGATTCCAAAATGTCCCTGCACTGG ATGATGAAGAAACTGCGGGGTTGCACGATGTTGTCCCCAACAATGTGGTTTCATTAGACGACGCCACTTACAAG CAAGAGTTGCCTCTTCCCGTGCGGCTGGAATTGCTAAAAG GAATTTCTTATCAGAATTTGGCTGGGAGAGGCAGGAGTTCGGGTTTGTCATTGGAG AAACCCCTTGAAGATGAGGTTGAAATGCCTGACTTCAAAGAGGATGACTTCCGTCGCGTTTCGGGAGAG GGTAGCACTGTGCTCTCAACCAGACACTTCCACAAATATGGTTCACGATTCATCAGAAATGATCAAGTTAAAGATACAAATGGAAATTCCGAAGCAATGTTATGTTTCAAAGAAAGTAGTTCATGTTCAATATCCCAAGCTACATGCTCAAAAGCAAATACATCTG GCATCTGGAGCAAGGCTAATCCATCTGTCGCACATACAAGTATGCACATTGGTCCTGCAGTCTCCAATATTGATAGGTTGTCTGAAATTAAGGAAGCAGTTGATCCTGAGGCTTCTGAAAATTTTGTTGAAGATTATCTTGAAGATGACTTCAGAATGGAAATAAAGGCAGATGCGCCTGCCAAAACAGAAGCTCTTGCACTTGAATTTAATCAACCTTCAATTGCTGATATTTTTGACAACCTTCAAGATAAGTATGATCCG TATTTTCCACGAAATGGTCAAAGAAGAGGAAAAGCAATGCTGCGTCCTCAGAAGAATAGTAGATCCCATTTTCAGGACAAAGTTGTTGAGAGGGAAGACTCCCCTGAGCCTTTGGATAGTGGATCATCAAGTGACAATGAG GTAGATGATCAACAAGTGAAAATGAATTCTCCCAGAAAGAAAATGCAGACCATGGCAGATCGATTTCAAGAAGCTTTAGGGTCTTCCTCTGTTATCAACGAAGCGTCTCATGTTGGAGCACTTAATTCCTTGAG CACTGGAATATTTGGAAAACTACAGCAGGTGATgcagaaagaaaaggaaagtgATATGGACTTCTGGAAAAAGTTACAAGCTGGAGCTAGGCCAGATA GTGAACATGGCTGTGTTGATGTAAAAATCATTTCAAGATACCTGGACGGAAAGCTGACTGTTTGCCATTGCTCATTTGGCAAGTACACAGAG AATTTTCTGTTACAAGATGAAGGAATGGGGTCTGGCGGCAGCAAAAGCGGTCAAAGCACCATTATCTTTAGCCCAAGGGTCTGTGACCATGTTGACCTTGAAGTTGGAAACTTCATCCGTATTCACCCTCCATG
- the LOC130724019 gene encoding uncharacterized protein LOC130724019 isoform X3, with amino-acid sequence MVKLHQWKGNEASHLIYVEMSVQNSERHAVAMFLRTLKRAFLVIISQKSRFQNVPALDDEETAGLHDVVPNNVVSLDDATYKQELPLPVRLELLKGISYQNLAGRGRSSGLSLEKPLEDEVEMPDFKEDDFRRVSGEVVADSSDEDIDGGSTVLSTRHFHKYGSRFIRNDQVKDTNGNSEAMLCFKESSSCSISQATCSKANTSGIWSKANPSVAHTSMHIGPAVSNIDRLSEIKEAVDPEASENFVEDYLEDDFRMEIKADAPAKTEALALEFNQPSIADIFDNLQDKYDPYFPRNGQRRGKAMLRPQKNSRSHFQDKVVEREDSPEPLDSGSSSDNEVDDQQVKMNSPRKKMQTMADRFQEALGSSSVINEASHVGALNSLSTGIFGKLQQVMQKEKESDMDFWKKLQAGARPDSEHGCVDVKIISRYLDGKLTVCHCSFGKYTENFLLQDEGMGSGGSKSGQSTIIFSPRVCDHVDLEVGNFIRIHPPWKEVQVGNDNIILCTYFSEISYPV; translated from the exons ATGGTAAAGCTCCATCAATGGAAAGGAAACGAAGCATCTCATCTCATCTATGTTGAGATGAGCGTGCAAAATTCTGAGCGACATGCGGTCGCAATGTTCCTGCGC actctgaagagaGCATTTCTGGTAATAATTTCTCAAAAATCAAGATTCCAAAATGTCCCTGCACTGG ATGATGAAGAAACTGCGGGGTTGCACGATGTTGTCCCCAACAATGTGGTTTCATTAGACGACGCCACTTACAAG CAAGAGTTGCCTCTTCCCGTGCGGCTGGAATTGCTAAAAG GAATTTCTTATCAGAATTTGGCTGGGAGAGGCAGGAGTTCGGGTTTGTCATTGGAG AAACCCCTTGAAGATGAGGTTGAAATGCCTGACTTCAAAGAGGATGACTTCCGTCGCGTTTCGGGAGAGGTGGTTGCCGATTCAAGTGATGAAGACATTGATGGG GGTAGCACTGTGCTCTCAACCAGACACTTCCACAAATATGGTTCACGATTCATCAGAAATGATCAAGTTAAAGATACAAATGGAAATTCCGAAGCAATGTTATGTTTCAAAGAAAGTAGTTCATGTTCAATATCCCAAGCTACATGCTCAAAAGCAAATACATCTG GCATCTGGAGCAAGGCTAATCCATCTGTCGCACATACAAGTATGCACATTGGTCCTGCAGTCTCCAATATTGATAGGTTGTCTGAAATTAAGGAAGCAGTTGATCCTGAGGCTTCTGAAAATTTTGTTGAAGATTATCTTGAAGATGACTTCAGAATGGAAATAAAGGCAGATGCGCCTGCCAAAACAGAAGCTCTTGCACTTGAATTTAATCAACCTTCAATTGCTGATATTTTTGACAACCTTCAAGATAAGTATGATCCG TATTTTCCACGAAATGGTCAAAGAAGAGGAAAAGCAATGCTGCGTCCTCAGAAGAATAGTAGATCCCATTTTCAGGACAAAGTTGTTGAGAGGGAAGACTCCCCTGAGCCTTTGGATAGTGGATCATCAAGTGACAATGAG GTAGATGATCAACAAGTGAAAATGAATTCTCCCAGAAAGAAAATGCAGACCATGGCAGATCGATTTCAAGAAGCTTTAGGGTCTTCCTCTGTTATCAACGAAGCGTCTCATGTTGGAGCACTTAATTCCTTGAG CACTGGAATATTTGGAAAACTACAGCAGGTGATgcagaaagaaaaggaaagtgATATGGACTTCTGGAAAAAGTTACAAGCTGGAGCTAGGCCAGATA GTGAACATGGCTGTGTTGATGTAAAAATCATTTCAAGATACCTGGACGGAAAGCTGACTGTTTGCCATTGCTCATTTGGCAAGTACACAGAG AATTTTCTGTTACAAGATGAAGGAATGGGGTCTGGCGGCAGCAAAAGCGGTCAAAGCACCATTATCTTTAGCCCAAGGGTCTGTGACCATGTTGACCTTGAAGTTGGAAACTTCATCCGTATTCACCCTCCATG